One Parachlamydia sp. AcF125 DNA segment encodes these proteins:
- a CDS encoding protein kinase, whose protein sequence is MSDDFHKNITRPGLLPPLPAEAHLEVPKKVGPYKIECLLQKGGMSLLYLGTHPETKEPLVIKVLSPKFLSHPEAIRSFQHEAEVIALTEDPNIVKIYGHGRWEGGLYIAMEFVQGISLRQYLLQNPISLKKAIEIIIDIAYTLCHLHTRGIIHRDIKPENILITDAGGIKLIDFGIAQKLTDQKAALSMAPPRLVGTPIYMSPEQKENPESVSFPSDIYSLAIIAYELVLGKLSYGQIHLSLMPRSLQKILSRALQAKPEDRYQDIVDFIADLSAYLHSPQLQKEQKSGDRLSELSESLKHAQTLLFPDKIPFWPHVEVGIANYKGTRVFGVFYDLFEIPGGYAILMGESSEKTEASVLYTATLRGMGRALGQMRKTPQEFAAKLNDVLIHDTSRQIFNLNYLILLPSENRFYYISCGHGHLWLASPRAPTPVKVCSENLPLGIDPEAKFIHITQQWEVGDMLVLDSLTPVPSSHKGQAPLTEEAIKRALYENRDLSPQKQAEHLLRIAKSSSPEAILNWPISFLSIFRQK, encoded by the coding sequence ATGAGTGACGATTTTCACAAAAATATCACACGCCCGGGGCTGCTTCCTCCTTTGCCGGCAGAAGCCCATCTGGAAGTTCCGAAAAAAGTGGGCCCCTACAAAATCGAATGCCTCTTGCAAAAAGGGGGAATGAGTCTCTTATATCTGGGAACCCATCCCGAAACTAAAGAACCTCTAGTCATCAAAGTTCTCTCTCCTAAATTTCTGAGCCATCCTGAAGCGATCCGCAGCTTTCAGCACGAGGCGGAAGTTATCGCTCTTACAGAAGATCCCAATATTGTAAAAATCTATGGACATGGCCGATGGGAAGGGGGGCTCTATATTGCCATGGAATTTGTGCAGGGGATCTCTTTGCGGCAATATCTTCTGCAAAATCCTATTTCTTTAAAAAAAGCGATTGAGATAATCATTGATATCGCTTATACCCTTTGCCATTTGCATACTCGGGGAATTATCCATCGAGACATTAAACCGGAAAATATCTTAATAACAGATGCGGGTGGAATTAAGCTGATCGATTTTGGCATTGCGCAAAAGTTGACTGATCAAAAAGCTGCGCTAAGTATGGCTCCTCCTCGCTTGGTTGGAACGCCCATTTACATGAGCCCAGAGCAGAAAGAAAACCCGGAGTCTGTTTCTTTTCCTTCTGATATTTACTCTTTAGCAATTATTGCCTACGAGCTTGTGCTTGGAAAGCTAAGTTATGGACAAATCCATTTATCTCTCATGCCGAGGTCCTTGCAAAAGATCTTAAGCAGAGCTTTGCAAGCAAAGCCAGAAGATCGTTATCAAGATATTGTCGATTTTATAGCGGATTTGTCGGCTTATTTACATTCCCCTCAGTTGCAAAAAGAGCAAAAAAGTGGGGACCGGCTAAGCGAGCTGTCTGAAAGCCTTAAACATGCTCAAACGTTGCTATTTCCTGACAAGATTCCTTTCTGGCCTCATGTTGAGGTGGGAATTGCAAACTATAAAGGGACGCGGGTTTTTGGGGTTTTTTACGATCTATTTGAGATTCCCGGCGGGTATGCCATTTTGATGGGAGAGTCTTCTGAAAAAACAGAAGCGAGTGTCCTTTATACGGCCACTTTGCGAGGAATGGGCCGTGCCCTAGGGCAAATGCGTAAAACCCCTCAAGAGTTTGCGGCAAAATTAAATGATGTGCTCATTCACGATACGAGCCGGCAGATTTTCAATTTAAATTATTTGATTTTATTGCCTTCGGAAAATCGCTTTTACTACATTTCATGTGGACATGGGCACTTGTGGTTGGCTTCTCCTCGGGCTCCGACCCCTGTAAAAGTTTGTTCTGAAAATTTACCACTGGGGATTGATCCTGAAGCCAAATTTATCCATATCACTCAGCAGTGGGAGGTAGGGGATATGTTGGTCTTAGATAGTTTAACTCCCGTTCCTTCTTCTCATAAGGGGCAAGCGCCTCTTACAGAAGAGGCTATTAAGCGCGCCCTTTATGAAAATCGGGATTTAAGCCCCCAAAAACAGGCCGAGCATCTTCTTAGGATAGCTAAAAGTTCGTCCCCTGAAGCTATTCTAAATTGGCCTATTTCCTTCCTTAGCATTTTTCGCCAAAAATAG
- a CDS encoding secretin N-terminal domain-containing protein encodes MKKKLLPVISSSLFILAALSLEQNFLHGREFDQSSFPLKREQEAREKSHLTAKELEELEEMGWKVEGEQILPLSQPYDSQHVSERKNTLPAENPLGRGAANEGFSESLIAEASPSTSEVSVKQPLLEPPVKEELAVRSDQPQPPVRLISINFNNVHVVEYIRFVSRISGKNFIFDEADLDFNITVIAEEATTVENVLAALFQELRVHELTILEEGNNILIHKNPNVSSISTVGMGDVVPGNSELVTQVFYLNSLAPAKAAAVIRPLTSAKAIVEILENSNNLIVTDLTSNVRLIAKLLKSLDAPAGGVVLGQYVVKNSSVDTLVELIQQIMLPIAQEQQLTFVPQPKASSIFIVSSPYLVEKSISMLQRLDQKQGTTRIYEMKDLKVQERAISTAEGVTLPGIAGENQAMGGWDLDPQGNWVFKPSLPQAPENSPKGTWYKDKKGNWFFVPEGLTPPPSSTQETLERVPKGRWEKDLIGDWTFRLGSGESISAEPIFRNVPLAPDLPLGDIERTKFFIHKLQYRKGADIQQALSLIGASLDRRGQSNEDLVATINTVQWLESSNSLIFTGTVDAIRKLEELIGELDTPLRQVFIEMLILDTTLDDSLQYGVNWGTRFGDENVSGSQAFLSDASTLPGALDTSGIRSGALLSPNASSLARVSGFNLGVIGQSVSLGKLTFNSIGALVKAIHDKINTNIIMNPKILTEDNVTAEVFVGYNTPFQTQSISNVGGTPIANNFEFRNVGTTFKVTPFLGNSNVVTLEIREEVSSVASTSSSNVLTSSLPGPTTRLSRTTTRVHVPDKYFLVLSGMMQDEETRRKVSVPCLGGLPLIGAAFNDKTVGDTKRNIMIFIRPQIIDTEEEVQKLTKHQQDIFRYKNETKKSWKFEVDEALDFFNIKSKEPYQEGSSCETFDRDCS; translated from the coding sequence ATGAAAAAAAAATTACTACCCGTTATTTCTAGCAGCCTTTTTATTCTGGCGGCGCTTTCGCTAGAACAAAATTTTTTACATGGTCGCGAGTTTGATCAAAGCTCCTTCCCTTTGAAGAGAGAGCAAGAGGCCAGGGAAAAATCTCATTTGACTGCTAAAGAACTCGAAGAGTTAGAAGAGATGGGGTGGAAAGTTGAAGGAGAGCAAATTCTTCCACTTTCCCAGCCATATGATTCGCAGCATGTTTCAGAAAGGAAAAATACCTTGCCAGCAGAAAATCCCCTTGGAAGAGGAGCTGCGAACGAAGGTTTTTCTGAATCCTTAATTGCAGAAGCTTCCCCCTCCACTTCTGAAGTTAGCGTGAAACAGCCTCTACTAGAACCTCCTGTCAAAGAAGAGCTTGCGGTTCGATCAGATCAGCCTCAGCCTCCTGTGAGGCTTATTTCTATTAATTTTAACAACGTGCATGTGGTCGAATATATTCGCTTTGTCAGCCGCATATCGGGTAAAAATTTTATCTTCGATGAAGCAGATCTGGACTTCAACATCACTGTCATTGCAGAAGAAGCGACGACTGTGGAGAATGTTTTGGCGGCTCTTTTTCAAGAGCTTCGCGTGCATGAATTAACGATATTAGAAGAGGGGAATAACATCCTCATTCACAAGAATCCAAATGTCAGCAGTATTTCCACGGTGGGGATGGGAGACGTTGTTCCTGGAAATTCTGAACTTGTGACCCAGGTATTTTATCTGAATTCATTGGCCCCAGCTAAAGCAGCCGCAGTTATTCGGCCCTTAACTTCGGCCAAAGCGATTGTGGAAATTTTAGAAAATAGCAACAATCTGATTGTAACAGATTTAACCAGCAATGTCAGATTGATTGCAAAATTGCTAAAATCCCTAGACGCCCCTGCTGGAGGAGTTGTTTTGGGCCAATATGTGGTTAAAAATAGCTCTGTAGATACGCTGGTTGAGCTGATTCAACAGATCATGCTTCCTATCGCCCAAGAACAGCAGCTCACTTTTGTGCCCCAACCTAAAGCCAGCAGCATTTTTATTGTGTCCTCTCCGTATTTGGTAGAAAAGTCCATTTCCATGTTGCAACGGTTAGACCAGAAGCAAGGCACGACTCGCATTTATGAAATGAAAGATTTAAAAGTGCAAGAAAGAGCCATAAGCACGGCTGAAGGAGTGACTCTCCCGGGAATTGCCGGCGAAAATCAAGCGATGGGAGGGTGGGATTTAGATCCTCAAGGTAATTGGGTATTTAAACCTAGCTTGCCTCAAGCACCAGAAAATTCTCCTAAAGGGACTTGGTACAAAGATAAAAAAGGAAACTGGTTTTTCGTTCCTGAAGGCTTAACGCCACCTCCTTCTTCCACGCAAGAGACGCTCGAACGTGTGCCAAAAGGGCGGTGGGAAAAGGATCTGATTGGAGATTGGACCTTCCGATTGGGTTCTGGCGAATCTATTTCAGCCGAGCCCATATTTCGAAATGTTCCTCTGGCACCTGACCTTCCTTTAGGAGATATTGAAAGAACAAAGTTTTTTATTCATAAACTTCAATATCGAAAAGGTGCAGATATTCAACAAGCTCTTTCACTCATTGGAGCTAGCTTAGATCGCCGAGGACAAAGCAACGAGGACCTTGTGGCTACGATCAATACCGTTCAATGGTTGGAATCTTCTAATTCTTTGATTTTTACCGGGACAGTTGATGCAATTCGAAAGCTGGAAGAATTGATAGGGGAGCTAGATACCCCCCTGCGGCAGGTCTTTATCGAAATGTTGATTTTGGATACCACGTTAGATGATTCTTTACAATATGGTGTCAATTGGGGAACACGCTTCGGCGATGAGAACGTGTCAGGTTCGCAAGCCTTTTTGTCCGATGCGTCCACATTGCCAGGCGCTTTAGATACCTCGGGAATTAGGAGTGGGGCCCTTTTAAGCCCAAATGCAAGTAGCTTGGCTAGGGTTTCAGGTTTTAATTTAGGCGTCATTGGCCAGAGTGTTTCGCTCGGAAAGCTGACTTTTAATTCGATCGGGGCGCTTGTCAAGGCCATTCATGATAAGATCAATACTAACATTATCATGAATCCAAAAATCTTGACCGAAGACAATGTCACGGCTGAGGTTTTTGTGGGGTATAATACCCCCTTCCAAACTCAATCTATCTCAAACGTAGGGGGGACGCCGATTGCGAATAATTTTGAATTCCGCAACGTGGGCACAACCTTCAAAGTGACCCCATTCTTAGGTAATAGCAATGTGGTCACCTTGGAAATTAGAGAAGAAGTTAGCAGCGTAGCCTCTACCTCGTCATCAAATGTTTTAACTTCCTCGCTTCCCGGTCCAACTACCCGCTTAAGCCGTACAACCACACGTGTGCACGTACCCGATAAGTATTTCCTGGTTTTAAGTGGAATGATGCAAGATGAGGAAACTAGACGCAAGGTGTCTGTTCCTTGTTTAGGAGGTCTGCCCCTGATCGGTGCAGCATTTAATGATAAGACTGTGGGCGACACTAAGCGCAACATTATGATCTTTATACGCCCACAAATCATCGATACAGAAGAAGAAGTTCAAAAACTGACCAAACATCAGCAAGATATCTTCCGCTATAAAAATGAGACCAAGAAAAGTTGGAAGTTTGAAGTGGATGAAGCCTTAGATTTTTTCAATATTAAATCTAAGGAGCCATACCAAGAGGGTAGTTCGTGCGAAACTTTTGATAGGGATTGCAGCTAA
- a CDS encoding tetratricopeptide repeat protein — translation MERFLSKFVFQKSYFKSLFLGMGIFLWSGCQPVNSQLDPMVLYSPPKNYIQHLPSPFAEVTEEELRQPWGKELLIGQSFAREIDLYRAITSFKRALILLPASKLDRCLQIEYEIVLCYYFGQKYAEAIEAFEDSRLFQATADFPAFNELVLVLYESYEKLGQVEKARSILDLLQQSDAQKAQMIQLSTALAHADFAGIATYSQGLQSQKSVDHFLRDFQLGAKSVRKAQLLNAALPGAGYWYVGQKKSALTSFLINALFIAAAYQFFDHGHIAAGLITTSFEMGWYFGGINGAGLEAKQYNHYLYQTGVEKMMVNEGLFPVLLFQASF, via the coding sequence ATGGAACGCTTCCTCTCTAAGTTTGTTTTCCAGAAAAGTTATTTCAAATCCCTTTTTCTGGGAATGGGGATTTTTTTGTGGAGCGGATGTCAGCCCGTTAATAGCCAGCTTGATCCGATGGTTCTCTACTCTCCACCTAAAAATTATATCCAGCATCTTCCCTCTCCTTTTGCTGAGGTGACAGAGGAAGAGCTAAGGCAACCGTGGGGAAAAGAGCTTTTGATTGGGCAGTCGTTTGCACGTGAGATTGATCTTTACCGAGCTATCACCTCTTTTAAGAGAGCCTTAATTTTACTTCCCGCTTCGAAATTGGATAGGTGCTTACAAATTGAGTATGAGATTGTCCTTTGTTACTATTTTGGACAAAAATATGCGGAGGCAATTGAAGCATTCGAGGATAGCCGGTTATTTCAAGCTACAGCAGATTTCCCCGCTTTCAATGAGCTGGTGTTAGTTTTATACGAAAGCTATGAAAAATTAGGGCAAGTAGAAAAAGCTCGCTCGATTTTAGATTTATTGCAGCAATCTGACGCGCAAAAAGCTCAAATGATTCAGCTATCAACTGCACTTGCCCATGCTGATTTCGCTGGAATCGCAACTTACAGCCAAGGGCTTCAAAGCCAGAAATCTGTTGACCATTTTTTGCGTGATTTTCAGCTGGGGGCAAAGTCTGTTAGAAAAGCCCAACTTCTAAATGCAGCCCTTCCAGGAGCTGGCTATTGGTATGTGGGGCAAAAAAAATCTGCCCTGACCTCCTTTTTAATTAATGCGCTTTTTATAGCGGCTGCTTATCAATTTTTTGATCACGGCCATATAGCAGCCGGGCTCATCACAACCAGTTTTGAGATGGGGTGGTATTTCGGAGGAATTAATGGGGCTGGCTTAGAGGCAAAGCAGTATAATCATTATCTGTATCAAACAGGTGTGGAGAAAATGATGGTAAACGAGGGCCTATTCCCTGTTCTTTTATTTCAAGCATCGTTTTAA
- a CDS encoding secretin N-terminal domain-containing protein, which produces MKMFFWLLRLSVLIPIFLTGHLSGNQEPGLRVGEKGVPKNGRNLRKNKRAANKKLNSAHKEMEDLEAMGWEIQPHPFLPMTEKEFAKTPEIAAADAPEMTIQAPLGGALDQEGEQTLPPAPSLEGDLQPEKKNLPADSANIFDAGDEEEVPQEETKAPLDASKSVIINFNNIQVIEYIRFVSRLSGKNFVVDEADLDFNVTVVSEEPATVESILAALIQELRSHDLTILEEGNNIVIHKNPNVSNISAVGAGNFIPQGSEVVTQVFHLNTLDPAKAAAVIRPLTSTVASVEVLEKSNNMIVTDLVNNVKQIAQLIRSLDAPSGGLVVGQYVVKYSALDAMVDLAQQLMLPIAQEQEFTLVPHEDANSIFIVSTPFLVEKTISVLQRLDQRQGMTRIYEMHELKLQGEVAGAAEGKALPGIAMEKQGMGKWDLDTQGNWIFKPVGVLPEGEEIPAGKWYKDGNGNWHFVPEGAPSPFAPEDALERAPEGDWEKDEEKNWVFRLGSGESISAEPIFRHLKPAPDLPLGDIERTKFFIHKLQYRKGSDIQQALSQIATSLQQLGTGNEDLIATIETVQWLEASNSLIFTGTATSIRKVEELIAEIDTPLRQVFIEMLILDSSLDESLNYGVNWGTRYGGGNSAGSQAFLSAASNLPGGLDTAGIASANGVSTGEVLTPSGSSLARTPGYNLGIVGQSVSLGNLTFQTFGALVKAIHDRTGTNIVMNPKILAEDNVTAEVFVGLNTQYQTQSISNDQGSVITTNFEYRNVGTTLKITPFLGSNNIITLEIKQEVSSVASTTNAQALNNISPGPTTRLSRTTTRVHVPDKYFLVISGMVQDQETRRRVSIPCLGGLPIIGAAFSDKNVIDEKRNLMIFIRPQIIDTEEEIQKLTKHQQDIFRYKNQSKRSWKYEVDEALDFFNLRSTEKYETGAGLEASLL; this is translated from the coding sequence ATGAAAATGTTTTTTTGGCTTTTACGTTTGAGTGTACTAATCCCTATTTTTCTGACTGGACATCTTAGTGGAAATCAGGAGCCTGGCCTACGGGTAGGTGAAAAGGGGGTCCCTAAAAATGGACGCAATTTGAGAAAAAATAAGCGAGCTGCCAACAAGAAACTAAATTCTGCCCACAAAGAAATGGAAGATTTAGAAGCAATGGGATGGGAAATTCAGCCGCACCCTTTTTTGCCTATGACCGAAAAAGAGTTTGCAAAAACTCCAGAAATTGCAGCTGCCGATGCTCCTGAAATGACCATACAGGCTCCTCTTGGGGGGGCTCTAGATCAGGAGGGAGAACAAACGCTTCCCCCAGCACCTTCTTTAGAAGGCGATCTGCAGCCAGAGAAAAAGAACCTTCCTGCAGATAGTGCCAATATTTTCGATGCGGGCGATGAGGAGGAGGTGCCGCAAGAAGAAACAAAAGCTCCCCTCGATGCTTCGAAGAGTGTGATCATTAATTTTAACAATATTCAGGTGATAGAATACATTCGCTTTGTTAGCAGGCTTTCTGGAAAAAACTTTGTGGTGGATGAAGCAGACTTAGACTTCAACGTCACTGTGGTCTCAGAAGAACCCGCCACGGTAGAGAGTATTTTGGCTGCGCTTATCCAAGAATTGCGTTCCCATGATTTAACGATCTTAGAAGAGGGAAACAACATTGTGATTCATAAAAATCCCAACGTGTCAAATATCTCCGCGGTGGGAGCAGGAAATTTCATCCCCCAAGGTTCTGAAGTGGTAACTCAAGTGTTTCATCTCAACACTTTAGATCCTGCTAAGGCGGCGGCTGTTATTCGGCCTCTTACCTCCACAGTGGCCTCTGTGGAAGTTTTGGAAAAGAGCAACAACATGATTGTCACAGACCTGGTAAACAATGTCAAACAAATTGCTCAGCTCATTCGATCTTTAGACGCTCCTTCAGGCGGGCTGGTAGTTGGCCAGTATGTGGTTAAATATAGCGCGCTTGATGCGATGGTTGACCTTGCTCAGCAATTGATGCTTCCGATTGCGCAAGAGCAGGAATTTACGTTGGTTCCCCATGAGGATGCTAATAGCATTTTCATCGTATCCACCCCTTTTCTGGTAGAGAAAACCATTTCTGTTTTACAGCGGTTAGATCAACGTCAAGGAATGACGCGCATTTATGAAATGCACGAGCTTAAATTACAGGGAGAGGTAGCAGGCGCAGCAGAAGGAAAAGCCCTTCCAGGAATTGCTATGGAAAAACAAGGGATGGGTAAATGGGATTTAGATACTCAAGGAAACTGGATTTTTAAACCTGTCGGTGTGCTACCGGAAGGGGAAGAAATTCCTGCCGGAAAATGGTACAAAGATGGCAATGGAAATTGGCATTTTGTTCCAGAGGGAGCACCTTCGCCTTTTGCCCCCGAAGATGCTTTAGAACGGGCTCCTGAAGGAGATTGGGAAAAAGATGAGGAGAAGAATTGGGTATTTCGCTTAGGTTCCGGAGAGTCAATTTCGGCAGAACCCATTTTTAGGCATTTAAAACCGGCTCCCGATCTTCCGCTGGGAGACATTGAAAGAACAAAGTTTTTTATTCATAAGTTGCAATACCGTAAAGGGTCAGATATTCAACAAGCCCTTTCCCAAATCGCGACAAGCTTACAGCAATTAGGGACAGGCAATGAGGATCTTATCGCGACTATTGAGACAGTGCAATGGCTAGAGGCTTCCAATTCTTTAATTTTTACAGGGACAGCTACCTCCATCAGAAAAGTGGAAGAGCTGATTGCTGAAATCGATACGCCGTTGCGTCAGGTGTTTATTGAAATGCTTATCCTCGACTCCTCTCTTGATGAATCGCTAAACTATGGGGTCAATTGGGGGACACGCTATGGGGGTGGAAATAGCGCTGGATCGCAAGCCTTTTTGTCAGCTGCCTCAAACTTGCCGGGGGGACTGGATACTGCTGGGATTGCCAGCGCCAATGGCGTAAGTACTGGAGAAGTTTTAACGCCGAGTGGCAGCAGTTTGGCAAGAACTCCTGGGTATAACCTAGGAATCGTAGGACAAAGTGTTTCGCTTGGAAACTTGACTTTCCAAACGTTTGGGGCATTAGTGAAAGCGATCCATGATAGAACTGGCACAAACATTGTGATGAATCCGAAAATTTTGGCTGAAGACAATGTGACGGCAGAAGTTTTTGTAGGCTTAAATACCCAATATCAGACGCAGTCTATCTCAAATGACCAAGGGAGTGTCATTACGACAAATTTTGAATATCGAAACGTGGGGACCACCTTAAAAATTACGCCCTTCTTAGGAAGTAATAACATTATCACCCTTGAAATTAAACAGGAAGTGAGCAGCGTTGCTTCTACCACGAATGCTCAGGCTTTGAATAACATCAGTCCTGGTCCTACCACGCGCCTCAGCCGTACGACCACGCGTGTGCACGTCCCCGATAAGTATTTTTTAGTGATCAGCGGCATGGTACAAGACCAAGAGACACGCCGACGTGTCAGTATTCCTTGCTTAGGTGGGCTCCCAATCATTGGGGCAGCTTTCTCCGATAAAAATGTAATCGATGAAAAGCGTAATTTGATGATTTTTATTCGGCCGCAGATCATCGATACAGAAGAAGAAATTCAAAAATTGACCAAGCACCAGCAAGATATTTTCCGTTATAAAAACCAATCTAAAAGAAGCTGGAAATACGAAGTGGACGAAGCTCTTGATTTCTTTAATCTCCGCTCTACTGAAAAATATGAAACAGGCGCTGGCTTGGAGGCAAGCCTTTTATAA
- the yidD gene encoding membrane protein insertion efficiency factor YidD, translating to MPKRLVFLCCLAISSFLQANPWGKDADLACKQIAIQPQAVCKTPLLGYVGEKIIQFHQKVISPADGPRSHFIPSSSQYMLDAMRKYGFFQGFAMGCDRLMRENDDRWVYPTTSDAVGNLMKWDPVP from the coding sequence ATGCCTAAACGATTGGTTTTCCTATGCTGTCTGGCTATTTCATCCTTTCTTCAAGCTAATCCTTGGGGAAAGGATGCGGATTTAGCATGCAAACAGATTGCCATCCAACCACAGGCGGTTTGTAAAACGCCCTTATTAGGATATGTAGGGGAAAAGATCATTCAGTTTCACCAAAAGGTGATTTCTCCAGCAGATGGTCCACGCAGCCATTTTATTCCAAGTAGCTCACAATATATGCTCGACGCTATGCGCAAATATGGGTTTTTTCAAGGTTTTGCCATGGGATGTGATCGACTCATGCGTGAAAACGATGACAGGTGGGTTTACCCTACGACGAGTGATGCAGTAGGAAACCTCATGAAATGGGACCCTGTCCCTTAG
- a CDS encoding DUF648 domain-containing protein, whose translation MSKLSFFTPVAYKTVPQSIELKLLEKVDNYFYLGGKKAYVIQGSAKTEQKEVVLCESTSSLLTRIGKVLSYFTLVVPLAMLIVKSTLRSKHSFNLIDAKQKLEEGINFSEETAAKIQLLIPKIIHRQRDEAIEWLADNYNLVFKLKEVPDVVYKMAFPGVSILIGKKLLNAKARSDNRFANMVKAQEVCLAHGLGLLRIPHAKKIEVEAGGTRYTLIAEENLDFASEESAQEALYHKYSTELNETARQLAVFVANTGFNDVTWRNIPLLNEADGFHGPRRVALIDLEHMENAANGFIGDANGSRGLIGCVSEEQIDRVIAEASKQGVTLSRAQVLDAKKRRLQKLEEDSRLRTFYANKGITTGQEPIQVDLDSLGLDLEEEGQIRVSVVDKSGKLSWEEKPVTLGKAAEDVIAEITRLIGKSPDNASIQGKRYGVLNTHEEPFMTYNWLGLPRERMITNEEEEKQLWLYRIVQALVDKGHIFKLDKVNGHGYFIQA comes from the coding sequence ATGTCTAAACTCAGTTTTTTTACCCCTGTGGCTTATAAAACTGTGCCTCAATCTATTGAATTAAAGCTCCTTGAAAAAGTAGATAACTATTTCTACTTAGGAGGGAAAAAAGCTTATGTCATTCAAGGAAGTGCAAAAACTGAGCAAAAAGAAGTTGTTCTTTGTGAGTCCACATCTTCCCTGTTAACAAGAATAGGAAAAGTGCTTTCTTATTTTACACTCGTTGTTCCACTCGCTATGCTTATAGTAAAGTCTACTTTACGTTCAAAGCACAGCTTTAATCTTATTGATGCAAAGCAAAAATTAGAAGAAGGGATAAATTTCTCGGAGGAGACGGCGGCTAAAATTCAACTTCTTATTCCAAAGATCATTCACCGACAACGGGATGAGGCTATAGAGTGGTTAGCAGATAATTATAATTTGGTTTTCAAACTTAAAGAAGTTCCGGATGTGGTTTATAAAATGGCTTTTCCCGGAGTATCTATTCTAATTGGCAAAAAGCTGCTAAATGCTAAAGCCCGTAGCGATAATCGCTTTGCTAATATGGTTAAAGCGCAAGAAGTTTGCTTGGCCCATGGTCTAGGTCTTTTAAGGATACCGCATGCCAAAAAAATCGAGGTAGAAGCTGGAGGGACAAGATATACTCTTATTGCGGAAGAAAACTTAGATTTTGCTTCTGAAGAGAGTGCCCAGGAAGCACTTTACCATAAGTATTCTACCGAATTAAACGAAACGGCACGCCAGCTCGCTGTCTTCGTGGCAAACACAGGTTTTAATGATGTGACATGGCGCAATATCCCTCTCTTAAACGAAGCAGATGGGTTCCATGGCCCTAGGCGGGTGGCTCTGATTGATCTAGAGCACATGGAGAATGCTGCCAATGGTTTTATAGGGGATGCTAACGGAAGCCGTGGTTTGATAGGGTGTGTGTCTGAAGAGCAGATTGATAGGGTGATTGCAGAAGCAAGCAAACAAGGGGTAACGCTCTCGAGAGCACAAGTTTTGGATGCTAAAAAACGTCGTCTGCAAAAACTTGAGGAGGATAGCAGGCTGCGCACTTTTTATGCCAACAAGGGGATTACCACTGGTCAAGAACCGATACAAGTTGACTTGGACTCTTTAGGATTAGACTTAGAAGAAGAAGGGCAAATTCGTGTATCGGTAGTTGACAAAAGCGGCAAGCTTAGTTGGGAGGAAAAACCGGTGACTTTAGGAAAAGCTGCTGAAGATGTGATTGCTGAAATTACTAGGCTCATCGGGAAAAGCCCTGATAATGCCTCGATACAAGGTAAGCGTTATGGTGTTTTGAATACACATGAAGAGCCTTTTATGACATATAATTGGCTTGGCCTTCCACGTGAAAGGATGATAACCAATGAGGAAGAAGAAAAGCAATTGTGGCTTTATCGTATCGTTCAGGCCCTTGTGGATAAG